From the genome of Vibrio navarrensis, one region includes:
- a CDS encoding substrate-binding domain-containing protein, which translates to MATMKDIARLAGVSTSTVSHVINKTRFVSEEIAERVNNAAKELHYFAPSALARSLKVNRTNTLGMLVTTSTNPFFGEVVKGVERSCFLQGYNLILCNTEGDNERMKSSINTLLQKRVDGLILMCSSLEGERLDAFEQYPDIPVVVMDWGPMLFQSDKIQDNSLRGGYLAAKHLIDSGHTQIGCITGPLIKHQAQMRYEGYKRALNEASLTFNANWIIEADFECEGGYQAFKKMHASGSLPSAIFVCNDMMAMGVINAANELGIAIPQSLSIVGYDDIHIAKFMTPSLTTIHQPKYRLGKAAVETLLKKIKKQTQEVQVVQLEPTLVERNSVRSRTE; encoded by the coding sequence ATGGCAACCATGAAAGATATCGCCCGACTTGCCGGGGTTTCTACCTCAACGGTTAGCCATGTTATTAACAAAACCCGATTTGTCAGCGAAGAGATTGCTGAGCGAGTCAATAACGCCGCCAAAGAGCTCCACTATTTCGCGCCCTCAGCACTCGCTCGTAGCCTAAAAGTCAATCGCACCAACACGCTTGGCATGCTTGTAACGACTTCAACTAATCCCTTTTTTGGTGAGGTGGTTAAGGGAGTAGAGCGCAGCTGTTTCCTCCAAGGTTACAACTTGATTCTTTGCAACACTGAAGGCGATAACGAGCGCATGAAGTCTTCTATTAATACGCTATTACAAAAGCGAGTCGATGGATTGATCTTGATGTGCTCCTCGCTCGAAGGGGAAAGGTTAGATGCGTTTGAACAGTATCCTGACATCCCTGTCGTGGTGATGGACTGGGGCCCCATGCTGTTCCAAAGTGACAAGATTCAAGACAACTCTTTACGTGGCGGCTATTTAGCAGCCAAGCATCTTATTGATTCCGGACACACACAAATAGGCTGCATTACTGGACCACTGATTAAGCATCAAGCACAGATGCGTTATGAAGGCTATAAGCGTGCTCTGAATGAGGCGAGCTTAACCTTCAATGCCAACTGGATCATTGAAGCGGATTTTGAGTGCGAAGGCGGTTATCAAGCGTTCAAAAAAATGCATGCATCAGGCTCATTACCCAGTGCCATTTTCGTCTGCAATGACATGATGGCAATGGGGGTGATTAATGCGGCCAATGAGTTGGGGATCGCGATTCCTCAGTCGCTTTCCATTGTAGGTTATGACGATATCCACATTGCCAAGTTTATGACCCCATCACTGACCACCATCCATCAACCTAAATACCGTTTAGGCAAAGCGGCGGTAGAAACGCTACTGAAGAAGATCAAAAAGCAGACTCAGGAAGTGCAAGTTGTCCAATTGGAACCTACACTGGTTGAGAGAAACAGTGTGCGATCTCGTACTGAATGA
- the rbsK gene encoding ribokinase, producing MNKLVVLGSVNADHVLQVPSFPRPGETLHGRNYQVIPGGKGANQAVAAARLGADTGFIACVGDDAFGINIRESFKMDGINTVGVKMQPNCPTGIAMIQVADSGENSICISAEANAKLSAQAIESDLDRIRAARFLLMQLETPICGIERAASVAKAAKTNVILNPAPARMLSDELLACVAMITPNETEAELLTGITVTDDESAQLAANKLHAKGVEMVLITLGAKGVWLSENGRGQLIAGFKVDAVDTTAAGDTFNGALVTGLLEDMPLESAIKFAHAAAAISVTRFGAQTSIPTRKEVDAFLAEHL from the coding sequence ATGAATAAGTTAGTGGTATTAGGCAGTGTTAACGCTGACCATGTCCTTCAAGTGCCTTCTTTTCCACGTCCAGGCGAAACCTTACATGGGCGCAATTATCAAGTGATCCCGGGTGGAAAAGGAGCCAATCAGGCCGTCGCCGCGGCTCGCTTGGGCGCAGATACAGGCTTTATTGCCTGTGTTGGGGATGATGCTTTTGGTATCAATATTCGCGAAAGTTTCAAAATGGATGGCATCAACACTGTCGGCGTGAAAATGCAGCCGAATTGTCCAACGGGCATTGCCATGATCCAAGTGGCCGACAGTGGTGAAAACAGCATTTGTATCTCCGCAGAAGCAAACGCGAAGTTAAGCGCACAAGCGATAGAATCAGATTTGGACAGGATCCGCGCGGCGCGCTTTTTGTTGATGCAACTGGAAACGCCCATTTGTGGCATTGAACGCGCGGCAAGTGTGGCAAAAGCAGCAAAAACCAATGTGATTTTAAACCCAGCGCCCGCCAGAATGTTATCGGATGAACTGCTAGCATGCGTGGCGATGATTACCCCGAATGAAACCGAAGCTGAGCTGCTGACTGGTATCACGGTCACGGATGATGAGAGTGCGCAGCTAGCGGCCAACAAGTTACACGCCAAAGGGGTAGAAATGGTGTTGATTACTCTCGGAGCAAAAGGTGTTTGGCTGAGCGAAAATGGTCGAGGCCAGCTGATTGCGGGGTTCAAAGTGGATGCTGTTGACACAACCGCAGCCGGAGATACTTTTAATGGGGCCTTGGTCACTGGTTTATTGGAAGATATGCCATTAGAATCAGCCATCAAATTTGCTCACGCTGCGGCGGCCATTTCCGTCACCCGTTTTGGTGCGCAAACTTCCATCCCAACCCGTAAAGAAGTTGACGCCTTTCTCGCAGAGCACCTCTAG
- the rbsB gene encoding ribose ABC transporter substrate-binding protein RbsB codes for MNKLATLISAALLSSTVSVAAQAQDTMAIVLSTLNNPFFVTMKDGAESKAKELGYDLIVLDSQNDPSKELSNVEDLTIRGVKAILINPTDSDAVSNAIRMANQAKIPVLTLDRGASRGEVVSHIASDNVIGGEMAGSYIIEKVGEKAKVIQLEGIAGTSAARERGEGFMNAVKESGMQVLASQPADFDRTKGLNVMENLLAANPDVQAVFAQNDEMALGALRAVQASGKQVVIVGFDGTEDGIAAVNRGKLAATIAQQPDLIGALGIETADKVLKGGEVEEYIPVPLKVVTK; via the coding sequence ATGAACAAACTGGCCACTTTAATTTCTGCTGCGCTGCTGAGCTCCACGGTTTCTGTTGCTGCACAGGCGCAAGATACGATGGCAATCGTACTTTCAACGCTGAACAATCCGTTCTTTGTCACTATGAAAGACGGCGCAGAAAGTAAAGCGAAAGAACTGGGTTACGATTTGATCGTACTCGATTCGCAAAACGACCCAAGCAAAGAGCTTTCTAATGTGGAAGACCTGACTATTCGTGGTGTGAAAGCTATTTTGATCAACCCGACGGATTCGGATGCCGTCTCTAACGCTATTCGCATGGCTAATCAGGCGAAGATCCCTGTGTTGACACTCGATCGCGGTGCGAGCCGTGGTGAAGTCGTCAGCCACATCGCCTCTGATAACGTGATCGGCGGTGAAATGGCGGGTAGCTACATCATTGAGAAAGTGGGTGAAAAAGCCAAAGTCATTCAGCTTGAAGGCATCGCTGGTACTTCCGCTGCTCGTGAGCGTGGCGAAGGTTTTATGAACGCGGTGAAAGAGAGTGGCATGCAAGTGCTTGCCAGTCAGCCCGCCGATTTTGACCGCACCAAAGGGTTGAACGTAATGGAAAACCTGCTGGCAGCCAATCCTGATGTGCAAGCGGTTTTCGCGCAAAACGATGAGATGGCGCTAGGCGCACTGCGCGCAGTACAAGCATCTGGAAAACAGGTTGTGATCGTCGGCTTTGATGGCACAGAAGACGGTATTGCGGCGGTGAATCGTGGCAAGTTGGCTGCGACTATTGCCCAGCAACCTGATCTGATTGGTGCATTGGGCATCGAAACGGCCGACAAAGTCCTTAAAGGTGGTGAAGTCGAAGAGTACATTCCTGTACCACTCAAAGTCGTGACTAAGTAA
- the rbsC gene encoding ribose ABC transporter permease gives MNSKTMSKPSNTGGKKLLSKEWLIEQKSLIALLFLIVVVSFLNPNFFTLDNILNILRQTSVNAIIAVGMTLVILTAGIDLSVGSVLALCGAFAASLVAMEVPVLIAVPTALVAGAALGAISGIIIAKGKVQAFIATLVTMTLLRGVTMVYTDGRPISTGFSDSSDAFAWFGTGYALGIPVPVWLMVVVFAAAWYLLNHTRFGRYVYALGGNESATRLSGINVDRVKIGVYAICGLLAALAGIIVTSRLSSAQPTAGMGYELDAIAAVVLGGTSLMGGKGRIMGTLIGALIIGFLNNALNLLDVSSYYQMIAKAAVILLAVMVDNKNK, from the coding sequence ATGAACAGTAAAACCATGAGTAAGCCGAGCAATACAGGCGGCAAAAAACTGCTGAGTAAAGAGTGGTTGATTGAACAGAAATCACTGATTGCATTGCTATTTTTGATCGTTGTTGTCTCATTTTTGAATCCAAACTTTTTCACCCTCGACAACATTTTGAACATTCTGCGCCAGACATCCGTTAACGCGATTATTGCGGTGGGCATGACGCTGGTGATTCTCACCGCTGGGATCGATTTGAGTGTCGGCTCGGTGTTGGCGTTGTGTGGCGCTTTTGCGGCCAGTTTGGTCGCAATGGAAGTACCGGTGCTTATTGCTGTCCCCACCGCCTTGGTTGCTGGTGCTGCGTTGGGCGCGATCAGCGGCATCATCATCGCCAAAGGCAAAGTACAGGCATTTATCGCCACGCTGGTAACCATGACGCTGCTGCGCGGTGTGACTATGGTTTATACCGATGGTCGTCCCATTTCAACCGGCTTTAGTGATTCTTCTGATGCGTTTGCTTGGTTCGGTACCGGCTATGCGCTAGGCATTCCGGTGCCAGTCTGGTTAATGGTGGTGGTGTTTGCCGCGGCTTGGTATCTGCTCAATCACACCCGTTTTGGTCGCTATGTCTACGCCTTGGGGGGCAATGAATCGGCAACTCGCCTCTCTGGTATCAATGTTGATCGCGTCAAGATTGGTGTGTACGCCATCTGTGGTCTGTTGGCGGCGCTGGCTGGCATCATCGTCACATCGCGTCTCTCGTCCGCACAGCCCACTGCTGGTATGGGGTACGAGTTGGATGCGATTGCGGCCGTGGTGCTCGGCGGAACCAGCTTAATGGGCGGCAAAGGGCGCATCATGGGCACCTTGATTGGCGCATTGATCATCGGATTCTTGAATAACGCACTGAATCTATTGGATGTTTCCTCTTACTACCAGATGATTGCAAAAGCAGCGGTGATTCTGCTAGCCGTCATGGTGGACAACAAGAATAAGTAA
- the rbsA gene encoding ribose ABC transporter ATP-binding protein RbsA, translating into MSETILQLNNIEKAFPGVKALDKASLNVYPGRVMALMGENGAGKSTLMKVLTGIYHKDAGSIVYQGRETTFKGPRDSQQAGISIIHQELNLIPQLTIAENIFLGREITTKFGRIDWAKMYQMADKLLTRLKVKHSAKTLLGELSLGEQQMVEIAKALSFESRVIIMDEPTDALTDTETQALFGVINELRDQGCGIVYISHRLKEIFEICDDITVLRDGKFIAQCAVAETDEEGLIEMMVGRKLEEQYPRIDVKHGETCLQVAGLTGSGVHDVSFSLKRGEILGISGLMGAGRTELMKVIYGALPSERGVINLDQKTINPVSPQDGLANGIAYISEDRKGDGLVLGLSVKENMTLCALDKLSKGMQIQHGDEMTAVDDFIQLFNIKTPSREQIIGNLSGGNQQKVAIAKGLMTRPKVLILDEPTRGVDVGAKKEIYQLINKFKAEGMSIILVSSEMPEVLGMSDRILVMHEGRITGEFDAKDANQEKLMACAVGKTLSEEAA; encoded by the coding sequence ATGAGCGAGACGATACTGCAGCTGAACAACATTGAGAAAGCATTTCCGGGTGTCAAAGCGTTGGATAAAGCGTCACTCAATGTCTATCCCGGCCGAGTGATGGCGCTGATGGGGGAAAATGGCGCGGGCAAGTCCACCTTAATGAAAGTGCTGACGGGGATTTACCACAAAGACGCTGGCAGCATCGTCTATCAAGGCCGTGAAACCACATTTAAAGGTCCGCGAGATTCCCAGCAAGCGGGTATCAGCATTATTCACCAAGAATTGAATCTGATCCCGCAATTGACTATCGCGGAAAACATCTTTCTTGGCCGTGAAATAACCACCAAATTTGGTCGCATTGACTGGGCCAAAATGTACCAGATGGCGGATAAATTACTGACCCGCTTGAAAGTGAAGCACAGCGCGAAAACGCTACTCGGTGAACTGAGTTTGGGCGAGCAGCAGATGGTGGAAATCGCCAAAGCGCTCTCGTTTGAGTCGCGTGTCATCATCATGGATGAGCCAACCGACGCTTTGACGGACACGGAAACGCAAGCCTTGTTTGGCGTGATCAACGAACTGCGCGATCAAGGCTGTGGCATCGTCTATATCTCTCACCGTCTCAAAGAGATCTTCGAGATCTGCGACGACATTACCGTGCTGCGCGACGGAAAATTCATTGCTCAATGTGCTGTAGCGGAGACGGATGAAGAGGGGCTGATCGAGATGATGGTTGGCCGCAAGCTAGAAGAGCAGTACCCACGCATTGACGTCAAGCATGGCGAGACCTGTTTGCAAGTGGCGGGACTCACTGGATCTGGTGTGCATGATGTCAGCTTTAGCCTAAAACGTGGCGAGATCCTCGGCATTTCCGGTTTGATGGGCGCAGGGCGCACCGAACTGATGAAGGTGATTTACGGTGCGCTACCGAGTGAGCGCGGAGTGATAAACCTTGACCAGAAAACCATTAATCCGGTGAGCCCGCAAGATGGCTTAGCCAACGGCATCGCCTACATTTCCGAGGATCGCAAAGGCGATGGCTTGGTATTAGGGCTGTCGGTGAAAGAGAATATGACACTCTGCGCGCTGGATAAACTGAGCAAAGGGATGCAAATCCAGCATGGCGATGAAATGACAGCGGTGGATGACTTTATCCAGCTGTTCAATATCAAAACGCCAAGCCGCGAACAAATTATTGGCAATTTATCGGGTGGTAACCAGCAAAAAGTGGCGATTGCCAAAGGGCTGATGACGCGGCCTAAAGTGCTGATCCTCGATGAGCCGACACGTGGTGTAGATGTCGGGGCAAAAAAAGAGATTTATCAATTAATCAATAAGTTTAAAGCCGAGGGGATGAGCATCATTTTGGTGTCGTCGGAAATGCCTGAGGTGCTTGGTATGAGTGATCGCATCTTAGTCATGCACGAAGGGCGCATCACCGGAGAATTTGATGCAAAAGACGCGAATCAGGAAAAGCTGATGGCGTGTGCAGTCGGTAAAACGCTATCTGAGGAAGCAGCATGA